TTGCTGGCGGCGCAGTTTTATCGTTTTATTTTTTGAGAAGAACTGGCTTTAACATGATGTCACTGGCTGCAACTGGTGCACATCTAAGTTTTGTTAAAACTTCTTCTCCGTGATAAAAGCTGAACGTTTCGTATGGGCTACGGTTGTTCAGCTTTTTTCTTTTGTATGAGTTGATATGGTTCATCATCAGACTGATATCTTCTTGCGTCAGGCTATTAAAACTAGTTCCTTTAGGAAGAACCCTACGTATCAGTTCATGGTTTACCTCAATCGCTCCTTTTTGAAACGGACTTCCCGCATCACAGTAAAACACATGGGTTCTTAAACCAAACCGTGGTCCAGGACGATACTCGATTGCTTTTGGGTTGGAAAACTCGCTGCCGTTATCTGTTAGGATAATAGGAAACAGTTTTCGAAAAAGTTCCTCACCAAGATCTTTTTCAAGCATGTTGAATATATCAATCACGGATTGGGAGGTATTTGCATCACGCAGGAATGCCAGCATTAAGCTGCTTTCCACAAAGTGAATAGTAAGAATACATTTTCCACCTTTGGTTCCAATCACAGAATCCATCTGTACCACCGATATATCTGGATTCTTATTCAGAAAAACATTGAAGTCTTCGTAATTACGTCCAATACGACAACCTTTATCTACCTTGAATTCCGGCTTTTTATAACGTTCGCGGAATTTAACTTTGCGAGGAAGATCAATGTTGCGTACATCAAACAGGCAGGCGTCTATATAGTTGTAAATAGTTTTCTCACTACACATAAGTTCATCTTCATGCGTAACGTATATTTGATGAACAGATTGACCGTTTTTAACCAGTGGAGAAATAATAGCGTTTAGTCTTGCTATTTCATCTTCAGAAACACATAAACCGCTTCTTGCTTCCGATATTACTTCTGAAGCTTTGATATGGGCATGTTCTGCATCATAAATATTTTTGAGTAATGTGCATTTGCCAAGGCTTTCACAGCCATTACACACATATGGGACACGAAATCTGGCAGTACATATTTCTTCTATGAAATCATCGCATCTTGCATTGCACTGAGCACACAGCTTACAGTAGGCCGCCGATTTTCTAGAGCAGTCATTGCCACAGATATTCTTCTTTCTACAGTTAAAACGGTTCTTGCAAGTATTATAAGGGAAACCAGGATAACCTGTAGCAACTTCAGAGCTGTTTTTACGTACTTCTCTGGAAATCGTAGTTGGATTCTTATCTAATCTGCGACTGATTTCTTTAAATGAAAGACTTTCTTTCAGATGTTTCTGTAACTCAAGTCTTTCTTCATAAGTAAAAAATTTAGACATATATCCTCCATTCTGCCACCAACGTTTTAAGGATAAATCTCTGATAAAAATAATGCAACAAAAAAGACTGGCTCATCACCAATCTTTTTGTAAGCCAGGATGCAACCTCCTGAGCATATATATTTAATCAAAAATTTTATAACTCAAATAGAGTTGAAGGGTTGCAATTCGATTTACAATTGAGGTCGATATTAGTGATTTTAAAATAATATCCTTTAAATTTTATAAATTAAACTATTCAGTTATTTATGATTATCATCATTAATATATAGCCTAATATAAAAATAAATATTATACTTTAAATATAAAAATATTCAGTAAAAGATTAAGGAGGAAAAAAATTTGAAGGGAGTAATAGTTAAAGATAAATTTAAAAATAGAAACTTAGTGATATATATTCCGCCATCTTACGTAAAGTATAAAGCTAAAATTCCTGTTGTATATGTTCAAGATAAAGAAAGTCTATTTGATTACAATAAATATAATATATTAGAAAAACTAGAGCTTATGTTTAAAAATAAAGCATTAAAAGAATTTTTATTAGTTGGCATAGAAAGTAAGAAGCGAATTGATGAATATACACCTTGGTATTCAAAATCACTAGTAGAAAAAGGTGAAGATTTTGGCGGTAAAGGTAAAGAATATTTATCTTTTATAGTGGAAGAATTAAAAATTTATATAGATGGTAAATATAACACTAAGAAGGATAAAGAAAATACTGGAATCATAGGTGCATCTTTAGGTGGTCTTATTTCATTATATGCTGCTTATATCTATCCTAACATTTTTGGTAAGATTGGTGCCATATCCCCTTCTTTATGGTATGAAGGATTTATTGACTTTATGATAGAACAAGACCTACAAGTTTTAAATAATAAAATATATATGGATGTAGGCAGCGAAGAAGGATTAACTAAAAAAAACATACAAAAATTTATGGTAAAAAGAGTTCAAGAAGGTTGTAGAATACTATTATCCAAAGGTTTTGTACAAGGAAATTTAAAATTAACCCTAGATAATGGAGCAGTTCATAGTAAAGAAGCCTTTGTCAGACGATTTCCCTATGCACTGCAGTGGCTGTTTTCAATAGATACTGTGTATGACCTCTGAGGTGCTACTAAGCTTCTAATATCAGATATAATCTTTTTCGAGATTCTCTGCAATATTCTCTCCTCAATTAGCTAAAATGTAATCACGGATACGTTGCAAATCTTCTAATGACGCTTGAGAATATTCAACTTTTAACATACTTATAATCCCAAAGCAGATTCGGCATCATCTGCTGAAATCCACCCTTTCTCTCGTGCTGATTTTTCTTCTTCTTCCATCTTTGCTAATAATCTGACTATGACTTTTAACTTATCTAATTCCTTAAATTTTATAATTGAATATTCTCCTCGTCCGTTTCTAGTTAGATAAACTGGACTATCTTCTGTTACTTCTTTTAGTACTTCCGTATAATTTCTTAAATCTGAAACTGGTTTAATATTTGGCATGATAATCATCTCCTGTTATAACCTCGGAAGTACTAGGAGATGACTAAAAGTTTCTCCTTGCTACAGTCAGGATTAGCTTAATAAAAATATTGAAAATATAAAGCGAAATATATACCAAATAAGAAATATCATTAAATTTTATATTACTTAAATAGATTATTTAGGTAATATAATAGATAATTTTACATTTTATATACTATTAGGTAAAATGTAAATAAATTATTAAAAAGGAAGTGTTTTTATGAAAAAATCATTAAAACCTTTTTTGGTTGCTATTGTACTAATTTTATCTATTGTAGGTATTAATAGCTTTAGTAATCCAAAAAATGTACAAGCTGCTACAGCACCACCAATTACTGAATTTTACATAATGGGTTATTCATAGCATGACTTATATTATCCAGATTATAGTTATCTTGATGCTTCATATGCTTCAACAATCCCAGTAGAAGATTCAGTGCCTTATATTGTAACCTATCAATTAGGCTATGGGACGATGTTAACACCTTATAATAAACAGACTATTGATTCGTTCGGTATAACAGATTCTAATAATACTGTTGTTGGATTTATTAAAGTAACAGCATTAACAAATGTACCTACTGGAGTAAATAGTATTAGAATGGCTTGTAATAGTTATAATTATCCTTACAATACAATGAGTGATACAATAACTTTGGATATTGAACCACCAGCAACTGCTTCTTCAAGTTTATTAAAAATAAACAATACATCTAAATCTAGTAAAACAGCAAATTTGTTAAAAATATTAAAGGAAAGTCCAACAAAAACGATAAGCGTGGATGAATTTAAAAAAATTGAAGGATTGTCAAAATAATTTAAAGGATGGTATGGTGTATGAATATTAGTCAAGTATCTTCTAGTTCCTATTTCAATAGTAATTTTATTAGTAAATCAGTAAGCAATAACACTGATACTAAGATAATGGATGAAATAAATAATGAATCTAATCCAGTACAAAAGGAAGAGGATGAACTTTTATATCAACATCTAAAATCAGCAGGCTTAGACTTTACTATTCATTCACTAGACTTTTATAAAAATGCTGTTCAATCATTTCCACCACTTAATGCTCCTGCAAATGTAAGAAAAGCTTACAGGGTAGCCGCTGAAAATAGTACAATTCCTAAAGGTATGACATTCTATATGTATGCTTATCAAAAGGAAACTGGTGATACTATTGATATCACTAATAATAATGTTGACGGATACCTAAATCTAATGAAAGATTTCACAAATTATTTCACAACAAGATACCAAGATAATTTGGATAGTACTGATTATGCAACAAATGTTGATTTTTTAAATAATTTTACTAATGAACTTTCAAAATATAGATATAGCTAATAAATTAAATACGGATCTTAAATAATTTGTTATATTTTAATTAAAGATTATCTTAAAATATTTTTAAAAAGACTTACTTTATGGTGTACCTTTTTATACAAATCTAGTATTTCTGCTAGATTCTTTTTTTGCCTTAAAATAGGCTTAGAGAGGTGCTGAGTTATGGCAGATACATCAAAATAAATAACATCTATTTATATAATACAAGTGATAATCCTTTAGAGGATTGAAACATAGCTTCAGATAATATACAAAGTCAACCTACTAAAATACAAATAACTATAATATTGATTAGTTGATAAGAAATAGAAACTTTAAGGAATTATATGCTTACAAGCACTGTTGTAACATATTGTGCTAATAAGCTTTTTCCTAATTGTTCAACTAATAAGCATAGTGCTGATGTAGATTATGAAATAAGCTTTAGCAAACAGAAGCTTCCCAATTTTTAGAAAATCAAAGAATCTAATAGACCTTATTCAAAATCAAAGGTTTAATCTGTAACTATTCAGCTATGCTTAAACATGCTCTGACAAGGATTTAAATATCTCCACATATTCAGAAGCTTTTCTATAAAATATTGCTGGCTTGCCAAGAGGTACATCTACCTCTATGTCTCCCCCCTTGTATACATTACCTGTCCATATATGTATCCACTCATCTTCCGGAAGATATACCTTCCAAGTAGATTTACCTGGCTCATAAACCGGTGCTACTAATATATCTCTTCCATACAAATATTCATATTTAATATTATAAGCTCTTTTATCCTGTTCATAATGCATAAATAAAGGTCTTTGTACAGGCACTCCAATTTCTGAATTTTCCTTTACTAAGGCTTTAGTATATGATTTTAAAGTGGTGTATATTCTGCTCATCTTTGCAAAATGTTCTAGAGTTTCATCATCTGAATCAAATTGCCAGTTATCCTCTGGTCTATTACCTTCGTGAGTTCTCATTACAGGAGTGAATGCAGCCATTTCAGCCCATCTCATAAATAATTCCTTTGTTCTTTTCATTTCAAATAGAGTAGTATAGCCTCCAATATCACTGTGATGAAGTCCGCATCCTGTCATTCCTAGGGATAATGCTGCTGGAATTACAGAAGCTAATCCATCATCCAAGCTCCAATCTACATTTTGATCTCCTGCCCACATCATTGTGCAGTATTTTTGACTTCCCGTATAACCTGCCCTCATGAAAAATGTAACATCCTGAAGCTTTCCTGCCTCTTCTACTGCCTCTCTATTTATCTTTGCCCATATAGCAGGCCATGCATTATGCATTATTTCAGCACTGACTCCATTGTTTAAAATAACATCCGTTGGCAGATATTCACCAAAATCAGCCATCCAGCCGGAAAGTCCAAAATCAATCATTTCTTTTTTGATTACAACCTTATACCATTCATAGGCTTCAGGTATGGTGAAATCTACTACACCTGCATAGAATTCTCCAAATTCCACCAAATAATCTTGACCCTTGTTATTCTTAGCTAAATATCCTTTCTTACTGGCTTCCTTAAATAAATAACCTTCTACAGCAATATAAGGATTTATATAACCTAAAAATCTTATTCCTCTTTCTCTAAGTTCCTTTATTTTCACATCCAGCTTCACTATTTTATTCTTAGTATACAATATTACATATACATATAATAGTATGCACTTTTTTGATGTATACTATCCTAAAGGGAAGTGATAATATGAGCATGAAAGAATACAAACCTATTGAAAGCCTAAAAAATATTCCATTTGGA
This genomic window from Clostridium pasteurianum DSM 525 = ATCC 6013 contains:
- a CDS encoding IS30 family transposase produces the protein MSKFFTYEERLELQKHLKESLSFKEISRRLDKNPTTISREVRKNSSEVATGYPGFPYNTCKNRFNCRKKNICGNDCSRKSAAYCKLCAQCNARCDDFIEEICTARFRVPYVCNGCESLGKCTLLKNIYDAEHAHIKASEVISEARSGLCVSEDEIARLNAIISPLVKNGQSVHQIYVTHEDELMCSEKTIYNYIDACLFDVRNIDLPRKVKFRERYKKPEFKVDKGCRIGRNYEDFNVFLNKNPDISVVQMDSVIGTKGGKCILTIHFVESSLMLAFLRDANTSQSVIDIFNMLEKDLGEELFRKLFPIILTDNGSEFSNPKAIEYRPGPRFGLRTHVFYCDAGSPFQKGAIEVNHELIRRVLPKGTSFNSLTQEDISLMMNHINSYKRKKLNNRSPYETFSFYHGEEVLTKLRCAPVAASDIMLKPVLLKK
- a CDS encoding alpha/beta hydrolase gives rise to the protein MKGVIVKDKFKNRNLVIYIPPSYVKYKAKIPVVYVQDKESLFDYNKYNILEKLELMFKNKALKEFLLVGIESKKRIDEYTPWYSKSLVEKGEDFGGKGKEYLSFIVEELKIYIDGKYNTKKDKENTGIIGASLGGLISLYAAYIYPNIFGKIGAISPSLWYEGFIDFMIEQDLQVLNNKIYMDVGSEEGLTKKNIQKFMVKRVQEGCRILLSKGFVQGNLKLTLDNGAVHSKEAFVRRFPYALQWLFSIDTVYDL
- a CDS encoding type II toxin-antitoxin system Phd/YefM family antitoxin translates to MPNIKPVSDLRNYTEVLKEVTEDSPVYLTRNGRGEYSIIKFKELDKLKVIVRLLAKMEEEEKSAREKGWISADDAESALGL
- a CDS encoding alpha-glucosidase, which translates into the protein MKIKELRERGIRFLGYINPYIAVEGYLFKEASKKGYLAKNNKGQDYLVEFGEFYAGVVDFTIPEAYEWYKVVIKKEMIDFGLSGWMADFGEYLPTDVILNNGVSAEIMHNAWPAIWAKINREAVEEAGKLQDVTFFMRAGYTGSQKYCTMMWAGDQNVDWSLDDGLASVIPAALSLGMTGCGLHHSDIGGYTTLFEMKRTKELFMRWAEMAAFTPVMRTHEGNRPEDNWQFDSDDETLEHFAKMSRIYTTLKSYTKALVKENSEIGVPVQRPLFMHYEQDKRAYNIKYEYLYGRDILVAPVYEPGKSTWKVYLPEDEWIHIWTGNVYKGGDIEVDVPLGKPAIFYRKASEYVEIFKSLSEHV